A portion of the Coturnix japonica isolate 7356 chromosome 4, Coturnix japonica 2.1, whole genome shotgun sequence genome contains these proteins:
- the RAB11FIP5 gene encoding rab11 family-interacting protein 5 isoform X6: MERVQAGDGLLHTNSLEVSPQVETSSDAPSHFPPRSPARFPAAAVAHLARMLSPNLPAATGDSQPRCLSPTNPFLNSLQSNPFFEDLLADQVLNSPSPTHFFSSFPSEPHDSTEVVGSLCSSEDCSPSASLRLKDPERESPDKSVGVPVPETTPPSHADPPPLDEEPAASPPPLSEWDETFDAFATSRLRPDPKKEDFFASVAAEGMAFIDDPDAASPTERSAEPDPEEGTKGFEKAESQISSEMPPALRSWTNFSGLDVGANLVSTTQEATVIEDVLSPVSAGSAARRRKSSTPMVWAASLSSGNPGEKEASIVLSADNCAGEERDSNEEETSSVGENGWMTIATETAPDPSESTQSIGQGSTFGQRSFHSQGTFETKSTPHVLPQSTFSSENTSETIPGSNVAAVPPRVLQDMAAGRFPAASDMGKELQDDGGEMFDIRSSVYRLQASMRLEAGEGHVKMGSDAVLSPWTGVQGKEEVMPPPKPPRWFTAASGRGDSVDISDTTARQRGEEEQQEGEEGLEKPCSHLSGDTADPVPHTAVHEDAANVEARGDTSLGEEPLEMNGTDAAEHFETCPSRFSVDELTLSGAAGSWSQPALSPVSQLSLSAEPSIALGKEPCLEELSVSVPNLSPRPDSGLPETFWTALEEQEALSRSHRLAPEQDQGEGPAVGCPHQAEQGQPPTETDFKKVEFWKPDRTEERSEQDAVSPGNPFALAVSPIAPTNPFVEKPADAFSIEAGLPERFTQGFSSPQLHGEALQQGFQPTNPPGDPLGNPSLHDSQPLAFSTPFPVAVTNPEQFDFPSPAATSHAAAQPCPLPQSGDTQASALVVLPRETQPAEKPFFQQTTSPHPVKPISAVVQEVSSEKQQQNKSSLTTALSNGLEKLKTVTTGSVQPVAPLSHLEKTDPNKVKDPTMLDQSAKYYHLTHNELIQLLLQREKELSKKEEHIQELENYIDQLLVRIMEQSPTLLQIPLGEAKTK, translated from the exons ATGGAAAGGGTGCAGGCTGGAGATGGTTTGTTGCATACCAACAG CCTGGAAGTGTCTCCTCAGGTAGAAACCAGCTCAGATGctccttctcattttcctccccGCTCCCCTGCCCGgttccctgctgctgctgtagccCATCTTGCTCGCATGCTGAGCCCTAACCTCCCTGCTGCTACCGGAGACAGTCAGCCCAGATGCTTGTCCCCTACCAACCCATTCCTCAACTCCCTGCAGAGCAATCCCTTCTTTGAGGATCTCCTCGCTGACCAGGTACTAAATTCTCCTTCACCTACTCACTTTTTCTCTAGTTTCCCGTCTGAGCCGCATGATTCAACAGAGGTCGTTGGGAGCTTGTGTTCCTCTGAGGATTGCAGTCCCTCTGCCTCCCTAAGACTTAAAGATCCGGAGAGAGAATCTCCAGACAAAAGCGTTGGTGTCCCCGTGCCCGAAACCACTCCTCCGTCCCATGCAGACCCTCCTCCTCTGGATGAGGAACCCGCcgcctctcctcctcccctctcagAGTGGGATGAGACCTTTGATGCCTTTGCCACCAGCAGGCTCAGACCAGACCCAAAGAAGGAGGACTTCTTTGCTTCGGTGGCGGCGGAAGGCATGGCTTTCATCGACGATCCTGATGCTGCCAGCCCCACGGAACGGTCAGCTGAGCCAGATCCTGAGGAAGGGACAAAGGGCTTTGAAAAGGCCGAGTCGCAAATCAGCAGCGAAATGCCACCAGCTCTGCGGTCTTGGACGAATTTCTCTGGTTTGGATGTTGGGGCAAACCTGGTGAGCACGACCCAGGAAGCGACTGTGATAGAGGATGTGCTGAGCCCCGTGTCTGCAGGGTCAGCAgcgaggaggaggaagagcagcacaCCGATGGTTTGGGCTGCCTCACTGTCGTCTGGAAATccaggggaaaaggaggcttCCATTGTGCTGAGTGCTGATAATTGTGCCGGGGAGGAACGGGACAGTAATGAGGAGGAAACGTCAAGTGTAGGGGAGAATGGCTGGATGACCATTGCCACCGAAACTGCGCCCGATCCCTCCGAGAGCACCCAGAGCATTGGCCAGGGGAGCACATTTGGGCAGCGATCCTTCCACAGCCAGGGCACCTTTGAAACGAAAAGCACTCCTCATGTCCTTCCCCAAAGCAccttcagctctgaaaacacatcagaaaCAATACCAGGCAGCAACGTGGCTGCTGTGCCCCCACGGGTGCTGCAGGACATGGCTGCGGGGCGCTTCCCTGCAGCCTCTGACatggggaaggagctgcaggatgaTGGCGGGGAGATGTTTGACATCAGGAGCTCGGTGTACCGGCTGCAGGCCAGCATGCGGCTGGAGGCCGGTGAGGGCCATGTCAAGATGGGCTCTGATGCTGTCCTCTCTCCATGGACGGGTGTgcaagggaaggaggaggtCATGCCACCTCCCAAACCTCCGCGGTGGTTCACAGCTGCTAGTGGCAGAGGGGACAGTGTGGACATTAGTGACACAACGGCAAGACAGCGAggtgaggaggagcagcaggaaggtgaggAGGGCCTGGAGAAACCATGTAGCCATCTGAGTGGTGACACAGCTGACCCAGTGCctcacacagctgtgcatgAGGATGCTGCCAATGTGGAGGCTAGAGGGGACACCTCTTTGGGGGAAGAGCCACTGGAGATGAATGGGACAGATGCAGCCGAACACTTTGAGACCTGCCCCTCCAGGTTCTCTGTGGATGAGCTCACCCTGTcgggtgctgcagggagctggagtCAGCCAGCTTTGTCTCCTGTGTCACAGCTCAGCCTCAGCGCAGAGCCCTCCATAGCCCTGGGGAAGGAGCCATGCCTTGAGGAGCTCAGTGTGTCAGTACCAAACCTGTCTCCCAGGCCAGACTCAGGCCTACCCGAGACCTTCTGGACAGCGTTGGAGGAGCAGGAGGCACTGAGCCGCTCGCACAGGTTAGCGCCAGAACAGGACCAGGGTGAGGGTCCGGCGGTGGGCTGTCCCCAtcaggcagagcagggccagcCGCCCACAGAGACAGACTTCAAGAAGGTGGAATTCTGGAAGCCAGATAGAACGGAGGAGAGGAGTGAGCAGGATGCTGTGAGCCCAGGCAATCCCTTTGCTCTGGCAGTCAGCCCTATTGCCCCCACAAATCCCTTTGTGGAAAAGCCAGCAGATGCCTTTTCCATCGAGGCTGGGCTGCCTGAACGGTTCACTCAGGGCTTCAGCTCCCCCCAGCTCCATGGGGAAGCCCTTCAGCAAGGCTTCCAGCCCACTAACCCCCCCGGAGACCCGCTAGGCAATCCTTCCCTGCATGACAGCCAGCCCTTGGCCTTCTCCACCCCTTTCCCTGTGGCTGTGACTAACCCCGAGCAGTTTGATTTCCCCTCCCCTGCCGCGACCAGCCATGCcgcagcccagccctgccctttGCCGCAGTCCGGTGACACACAAGCTTCAGCACTCGTGGTTTTGCCCAGGGAGACACAGCCAGCTGAGAAGCCCTTTTTCCAGCAGACGACCAG TCCTCACCCGGTGAAACCCATCAGTGCTGTGGTGCAGGAGGTCTccagtgagaagcagcagcagaacaaatccAGTCTGACCACAGCGTTGAGCAACGGCCTGGAGAAGCTGAAGACGGTCACCACGGGCAGCGTTCAGCCTGTGGCCCCCTTGTCACACCTGGAGAAAACAGATCCAAACAAGGTAAAG GATCCCACCATGTTGGACCAATCAGCCAAGTATTATCACTTGACCCATAATGAACTCATCCAGCTCCTActgcagagagagaaggagCTGAGTAAGAAGGAAGAGCACATCCAAGAACTGGAGAATTACATTGACCAGCTGCTGGTGCGCATCATGGAGCAGTCTCCCACACTCCTCCAGATCCCACTGGGGGAGGCCAAGACCAAGTAA
- the RAB11FIP5 gene encoding rab11 family-interacting protein 5 isoform X8 yields MERVQAGDGLLHTNSFPSEPHDSTEVVGSLCSSEDCSPSASLRLKDPERESPDKSVGVPVPETTPPSHADPPPLDEEPAASPPPLSEWDETFDAFATSRLRPDPKKEDFFASVAAEGMAFIDDPDAASPTERSAEPDPEEGTKGFEKAESQISSEMPPALRSWTNFSGLDVGANLVSTTQEATVIEDVLSPVSAGSAARRRKSSTPMVWAASLSSGNPGEKEASIVLSADNCAGEERDSNEEETSSVGENGWMTIATETAPDPSESTQSIGQGSTFGQRSFHSQGTFETKSTPHVLPQSTFSSENTSETIPGSNVAAVPPRVLQDMAAGRFPAASDMGKELQDDGGEMFDIRSSVYRLQASMRLEAGEGHVKMGSDAVLSPWTGVQGKEEVMPPPKPPRWFTAASGRGDSVDISDTTARQRGEEEQQEGEEGLEKPCSHLSGDTADPVPHTAVHEDAANVEARGDTSLGEEPLEMNGTDAAEHFETCPSRFSVDELTLSGAAGSWSQPALSPVSQLSLSAEPSIALGKEPCLEELSVSVPNLSPRPDSGLPETFWTALEEQEALSRSHRLAPEQDQGEGPAVGCPHQAEQGQPPTETDFKKVEFWKPDRTEERSEQDAVSPGNPFALAVSPIAPTNPFVEKPADAFSIEAGLPERFTQGFSSPQLHGEALQQGFQPTNPPGDPLGNPSLHDSQPLAFSTPFPVAVTNPEQFDFPSPAATSHAAAQPCPLPQSGDTQASALVVLPRETQPAEKPFFQQTTSPHPVKPISAVVQEVSSEKQQQNKSSLTTALSNGLEKLKTVTTGSVQPVAPLSHLEKTDPNKVKDPTMLDQSAKYYHLTHNELIQLLLQREKELSKKEEHIQELENYIDQLLVRIMEQSPTLLQIPLGEAKTK; encoded by the exons ATGGAAAGGGTGCAGGCTGGAGATGGTTTGTTGCATACCAACAG TTTCCCGTCTGAGCCGCATGATTCAACAGAGGTCGTTGGGAGCTTGTGTTCCTCTGAGGATTGCAGTCCCTCTGCCTCCCTAAGACTTAAAGATCCGGAGAGAGAATCTCCAGACAAAAGCGTTGGTGTCCCCGTGCCCGAAACCACTCCTCCGTCCCATGCAGACCCTCCTCCTCTGGATGAGGAACCCGCcgcctctcctcctcccctctcagAGTGGGATGAGACCTTTGATGCCTTTGCCACCAGCAGGCTCAGACCAGACCCAAAGAAGGAGGACTTCTTTGCTTCGGTGGCGGCGGAAGGCATGGCTTTCATCGACGATCCTGATGCTGCCAGCCCCACGGAACGGTCAGCTGAGCCAGATCCTGAGGAAGGGACAAAGGGCTTTGAAAAGGCCGAGTCGCAAATCAGCAGCGAAATGCCACCAGCTCTGCGGTCTTGGACGAATTTCTCTGGTTTGGATGTTGGGGCAAACCTGGTGAGCACGACCCAGGAAGCGACTGTGATAGAGGATGTGCTGAGCCCCGTGTCTGCAGGGTCAGCAgcgaggaggaggaagagcagcacaCCGATGGTTTGGGCTGCCTCACTGTCGTCTGGAAATccaggggaaaaggaggcttCCATTGTGCTGAGTGCTGATAATTGTGCCGGGGAGGAACGGGACAGTAATGAGGAGGAAACGTCAAGTGTAGGGGAGAATGGCTGGATGACCATTGCCACCGAAACTGCGCCCGATCCCTCCGAGAGCACCCAGAGCATTGGCCAGGGGAGCACATTTGGGCAGCGATCCTTCCACAGCCAGGGCACCTTTGAAACGAAAAGCACTCCTCATGTCCTTCCCCAAAGCAccttcagctctgaaaacacatcagaaaCAATACCAGGCAGCAACGTGGCTGCTGTGCCCCCACGGGTGCTGCAGGACATGGCTGCGGGGCGCTTCCCTGCAGCCTCTGACatggggaaggagctgcaggatgaTGGCGGGGAGATGTTTGACATCAGGAGCTCGGTGTACCGGCTGCAGGCCAGCATGCGGCTGGAGGCCGGTGAGGGCCATGTCAAGATGGGCTCTGATGCTGTCCTCTCTCCATGGACGGGTGTgcaagggaaggaggaggtCATGCCACCTCCCAAACCTCCGCGGTGGTTCACAGCTGCTAGTGGCAGAGGGGACAGTGTGGACATTAGTGACACAACGGCAAGACAGCGAggtgaggaggagcagcaggaaggtgaggAGGGCCTGGAGAAACCATGTAGCCATCTGAGTGGTGACACAGCTGACCCAGTGCctcacacagctgtgcatgAGGATGCTGCCAATGTGGAGGCTAGAGGGGACACCTCTTTGGGGGAAGAGCCACTGGAGATGAATGGGACAGATGCAGCCGAACACTTTGAGACCTGCCCCTCCAGGTTCTCTGTGGATGAGCTCACCCTGTcgggtgctgcagggagctggagtCAGCCAGCTTTGTCTCCTGTGTCACAGCTCAGCCTCAGCGCAGAGCCCTCCATAGCCCTGGGGAAGGAGCCATGCCTTGAGGAGCTCAGTGTGTCAGTACCAAACCTGTCTCCCAGGCCAGACTCAGGCCTACCCGAGACCTTCTGGACAGCGTTGGAGGAGCAGGAGGCACTGAGCCGCTCGCACAGGTTAGCGCCAGAACAGGACCAGGGTGAGGGTCCGGCGGTGGGCTGTCCCCAtcaggcagagcagggccagcCGCCCACAGAGACAGACTTCAAGAAGGTGGAATTCTGGAAGCCAGATAGAACGGAGGAGAGGAGTGAGCAGGATGCTGTGAGCCCAGGCAATCCCTTTGCTCTGGCAGTCAGCCCTATTGCCCCCACAAATCCCTTTGTGGAAAAGCCAGCAGATGCCTTTTCCATCGAGGCTGGGCTGCCTGAACGGTTCACTCAGGGCTTCAGCTCCCCCCAGCTCCATGGGGAAGCCCTTCAGCAAGGCTTCCAGCCCACTAACCCCCCCGGAGACCCGCTAGGCAATCCTTCCCTGCATGACAGCCAGCCCTTGGCCTTCTCCACCCCTTTCCCTGTGGCTGTGACTAACCCCGAGCAGTTTGATTTCCCCTCCCCTGCCGCGACCAGCCATGCcgcagcccagccctgccctttGCCGCAGTCCGGTGACACACAAGCTTCAGCACTCGTGGTTTTGCCCAGGGAGACACAGCCAGCTGAGAAGCCCTTTTTCCAGCAGACGACCAG TCCTCACCCGGTGAAACCCATCAGTGCTGTGGTGCAGGAGGTCTccagtgagaagcagcagcagaacaaatccAGTCTGACCACAGCGTTGAGCAACGGCCTGGAGAAGCTGAAGACGGTCACCACGGGCAGCGTTCAGCCTGTGGCCCCCTTGTCACACCTGGAGAAAACAGATCCAAACAAGGTAAAG GATCCCACCATGTTGGACCAATCAGCCAAGTATTATCACTTGACCCATAATGAACTCATCCAGCTCCTActgcagagagagaaggagCTGAGTAAGAAGGAAGAGCACATCCAAGAACTGGAGAATTACATTGACCAGCTGCTGGTGCGCATCATGGAGCAGTCTCCCACACTCCTCCAGATCCCACTGGGGGAGGCCAAGACCAAGTAA
- the RAB11FIP5 gene encoding rab11 family-interacting protein 5 isoform X9, producing the protein MVCCIPTAWKCLLSFPSEPHDSTEVVGSLCSSEDCSPSASLRLKDPERESPDKSVGVPVPETTPPSHADPPPLDEEPAASPPPLSEWDETFDAFATSRLRPDPKKEDFFASVAAEGMAFIDDPDAASPTERSAEPDPEEGTKGFEKAESQISSEMPPALRSWTNFSGLDVGANLVSTTQEATVIEDVLSPVSAGSAARRRKSSTPMVWAASLSSGNPGEKEASIVLSADNCAGEERDSNEEETSSVGENGWMTIATETAPDPSESTQSIGQGSTFGQRSFHSQGTFETKSTPHVLPQSTFSSENTSETIPGSNVAAVPPRVLQDMAAGRFPAASDMGKELQDDGGEMFDIRSSVYRLQASMRLEAGEGHVKMGSDAVLSPWTGVQGKEEVMPPPKPPRWFTAASGRGDSVDISDTTARQRGEEEQQEGEEGLEKPCSHLSGDTADPVPHTAVHEDAANVEARGDTSLGEEPLEMNGTDAAEHFETCPSRFSVDELTLSGAAGSWSQPALSPVSQLSLSAEPSIALGKEPCLEELSVSVPNLSPRPDSGLPETFWTALEEQEALSRSHRLAPEQDQGEGPAVGCPHQAEQGQPPTETDFKKVEFWKPDRTEERSEQDAVSPGNPFALAVSPIAPTNPFVEKPADAFSIEAGLPERFTQGFSSPQLHGEALQQGFQPTNPPGDPLGNPSLHDSQPLAFSTPFPVAVTNPEQFDFPSPAATSHAAAQPCPLPQSGDTQASALVVLPRETQPAEKPFFQQTTSPHPVKPISAVVQEVSSEKQQQNKSSLTTALSNGLEKLKTVTTGSVQPVAPLSHLEKTDPNKVKDPTMLDQSAKYYHLTHNELIQLLLQREKELSKKEEHIQELENYIDQLLVRIMEQSPTLLQIPLGEAKTK; encoded by the exons ATGGTTTGTTGCATACCAACAG CCTGGAAGTGTCTCCTCAG TTTCCCGTCTGAGCCGCATGATTCAACAGAGGTCGTTGGGAGCTTGTGTTCCTCTGAGGATTGCAGTCCCTCTGCCTCCCTAAGACTTAAAGATCCGGAGAGAGAATCTCCAGACAAAAGCGTTGGTGTCCCCGTGCCCGAAACCACTCCTCCGTCCCATGCAGACCCTCCTCCTCTGGATGAGGAACCCGCcgcctctcctcctcccctctcagAGTGGGATGAGACCTTTGATGCCTTTGCCACCAGCAGGCTCAGACCAGACCCAAAGAAGGAGGACTTCTTTGCTTCGGTGGCGGCGGAAGGCATGGCTTTCATCGACGATCCTGATGCTGCCAGCCCCACGGAACGGTCAGCTGAGCCAGATCCTGAGGAAGGGACAAAGGGCTTTGAAAAGGCCGAGTCGCAAATCAGCAGCGAAATGCCACCAGCTCTGCGGTCTTGGACGAATTTCTCTGGTTTGGATGTTGGGGCAAACCTGGTGAGCACGACCCAGGAAGCGACTGTGATAGAGGATGTGCTGAGCCCCGTGTCTGCAGGGTCAGCAgcgaggaggaggaagagcagcacaCCGATGGTTTGGGCTGCCTCACTGTCGTCTGGAAATccaggggaaaaggaggcttCCATTGTGCTGAGTGCTGATAATTGTGCCGGGGAGGAACGGGACAGTAATGAGGAGGAAACGTCAAGTGTAGGGGAGAATGGCTGGATGACCATTGCCACCGAAACTGCGCCCGATCCCTCCGAGAGCACCCAGAGCATTGGCCAGGGGAGCACATTTGGGCAGCGATCCTTCCACAGCCAGGGCACCTTTGAAACGAAAAGCACTCCTCATGTCCTTCCCCAAAGCAccttcagctctgaaaacacatcagaaaCAATACCAGGCAGCAACGTGGCTGCTGTGCCCCCACGGGTGCTGCAGGACATGGCTGCGGGGCGCTTCCCTGCAGCCTCTGACatggggaaggagctgcaggatgaTGGCGGGGAGATGTTTGACATCAGGAGCTCGGTGTACCGGCTGCAGGCCAGCATGCGGCTGGAGGCCGGTGAGGGCCATGTCAAGATGGGCTCTGATGCTGTCCTCTCTCCATGGACGGGTGTgcaagggaaggaggaggtCATGCCACCTCCCAAACCTCCGCGGTGGTTCACAGCTGCTAGTGGCAGAGGGGACAGTGTGGACATTAGTGACACAACGGCAAGACAGCGAggtgaggaggagcagcaggaaggtgaggAGGGCCTGGAGAAACCATGTAGCCATCTGAGTGGTGACACAGCTGACCCAGTGCctcacacagctgtgcatgAGGATGCTGCCAATGTGGAGGCTAGAGGGGACACCTCTTTGGGGGAAGAGCCACTGGAGATGAATGGGACAGATGCAGCCGAACACTTTGAGACCTGCCCCTCCAGGTTCTCTGTGGATGAGCTCACCCTGTcgggtgctgcagggagctggagtCAGCCAGCTTTGTCTCCTGTGTCACAGCTCAGCCTCAGCGCAGAGCCCTCCATAGCCCTGGGGAAGGAGCCATGCCTTGAGGAGCTCAGTGTGTCAGTACCAAACCTGTCTCCCAGGCCAGACTCAGGCCTACCCGAGACCTTCTGGACAGCGTTGGAGGAGCAGGAGGCACTGAGCCGCTCGCACAGGTTAGCGCCAGAACAGGACCAGGGTGAGGGTCCGGCGGTGGGCTGTCCCCAtcaggcagagcagggccagcCGCCCACAGAGACAGACTTCAAGAAGGTGGAATTCTGGAAGCCAGATAGAACGGAGGAGAGGAGTGAGCAGGATGCTGTGAGCCCAGGCAATCCCTTTGCTCTGGCAGTCAGCCCTATTGCCCCCACAAATCCCTTTGTGGAAAAGCCAGCAGATGCCTTTTCCATCGAGGCTGGGCTGCCTGAACGGTTCACTCAGGGCTTCAGCTCCCCCCAGCTCCATGGGGAAGCCCTTCAGCAAGGCTTCCAGCCCACTAACCCCCCCGGAGACCCGCTAGGCAATCCTTCCCTGCATGACAGCCAGCCCTTGGCCTTCTCCACCCCTTTCCCTGTGGCTGTGACTAACCCCGAGCAGTTTGATTTCCCCTCCCCTGCCGCGACCAGCCATGCcgcagcccagccctgccctttGCCGCAGTCCGGTGACACACAAGCTTCAGCACTCGTGGTTTTGCCCAGGGAGACACAGCCAGCTGAGAAGCCCTTTTTCCAGCAGACGACCAG TCCTCACCCGGTGAAACCCATCAGTGCTGTGGTGCAGGAGGTCTccagtgagaagcagcagcagaacaaatccAGTCTGACCACAGCGTTGAGCAACGGCCTGGAGAAGCTGAAGACGGTCACCACGGGCAGCGTTCAGCCTGTGGCCCCCTTGTCACACCTGGAGAAAACAGATCCAAACAAGGTAAAG GATCCCACCATGTTGGACCAATCAGCCAAGTATTATCACTTGACCCATAATGAACTCATCCAGCTCCTActgcagagagagaaggagCTGAGTAAGAAGGAAGAGCACATCCAAGAACTGGAGAATTACATTGACCAGCTGCTGGTGCGCATCATGGAGCAGTCTCCCACACTCCTCCAGATCCCACTGGGGGAGGCCAAGACCAAGTAA
- the RAB11FIP5 gene encoding rab11 family-interacting protein 5 isoform X7: MLGAGARERKPEPRMALQQWEMTGARLVAGLVPRSPKTPLRNPAWKCLLSFPSEPHDSTEVVGSLCSSEDCSPSASLRLKDPERESPDKSVGVPVPETTPPSHADPPPLDEEPAASPPPLSEWDETFDAFATSRLRPDPKKEDFFASVAAEGMAFIDDPDAASPTERSAEPDPEEGTKGFEKAESQISSEMPPALRSWTNFSGLDVGANLVSTTQEATVIEDVLSPVSAGSAARRRKSSTPMVWAASLSSGNPGEKEASIVLSADNCAGEERDSNEEETSSVGENGWMTIATETAPDPSESTQSIGQGSTFGQRSFHSQGTFETKSTPHVLPQSTFSSENTSETIPGSNVAAVPPRVLQDMAAGRFPAASDMGKELQDDGGEMFDIRSSVYRLQASMRLEAGEGHVKMGSDAVLSPWTGVQGKEEVMPPPKPPRWFTAASGRGDSVDISDTTARQRGEEEQQEGEEGLEKPCSHLSGDTADPVPHTAVHEDAANVEARGDTSLGEEPLEMNGTDAAEHFETCPSRFSVDELTLSGAAGSWSQPALSPVSQLSLSAEPSIALGKEPCLEELSVSVPNLSPRPDSGLPETFWTALEEQEALSRSHRLAPEQDQGEGPAVGCPHQAEQGQPPTETDFKKVEFWKPDRTEERSEQDAVSPGNPFALAVSPIAPTNPFVEKPADAFSIEAGLPERFTQGFSSPQLHGEALQQGFQPTNPPGDPLGNPSLHDSQPLAFSTPFPVAVTNPEQFDFPSPAATSHAAAQPCPLPQSGDTQASALVVLPRETQPAEKPFFQQTTSPHPVKPISAVVQEVSSEKQQQNKSSLTTALSNGLEKLKTVTTGSVQPVAPLSHLEKTDPNKVKDPTMLDQSAKYYHLTHNELIQLLLQREKELSKKEEHIQELENYIDQLLVRIMEQSPTLLQIPLGEAKTK; the protein is encoded by the exons CCTGGAAGTGTCTCCTCAG TTTCCCGTCTGAGCCGCATGATTCAACAGAGGTCGTTGGGAGCTTGTGTTCCTCTGAGGATTGCAGTCCCTCTGCCTCCCTAAGACTTAAAGATCCGGAGAGAGAATCTCCAGACAAAAGCGTTGGTGTCCCCGTGCCCGAAACCACTCCTCCGTCCCATGCAGACCCTCCTCCTCTGGATGAGGAACCCGCcgcctctcctcctcccctctcagAGTGGGATGAGACCTTTGATGCCTTTGCCACCAGCAGGCTCAGACCAGACCCAAAGAAGGAGGACTTCTTTGCTTCGGTGGCGGCGGAAGGCATGGCTTTCATCGACGATCCTGATGCTGCCAGCCCCACGGAACGGTCAGCTGAGCCAGATCCTGAGGAAGGGACAAAGGGCTTTGAAAAGGCCGAGTCGCAAATCAGCAGCGAAATGCCACCAGCTCTGCGGTCTTGGACGAATTTCTCTGGTTTGGATGTTGGGGCAAACCTGGTGAGCACGACCCAGGAAGCGACTGTGATAGAGGATGTGCTGAGCCCCGTGTCTGCAGGGTCAGCAgcgaggaggaggaagagcagcacaCCGATGGTTTGGGCTGCCTCACTGTCGTCTGGAAATccaggggaaaaggaggcttCCATTGTGCTGAGTGCTGATAATTGTGCCGGGGAGGAACGGGACAGTAATGAGGAGGAAACGTCAAGTGTAGGGGAGAATGGCTGGATGACCATTGCCACCGAAACTGCGCCCGATCCCTCCGAGAGCACCCAGAGCATTGGCCAGGGGAGCACATTTGGGCAGCGATCCTTCCACAGCCAGGGCACCTTTGAAACGAAAAGCACTCCTCATGTCCTTCCCCAAAGCAccttcagctctgaaaacacatcagaaaCAATACCAGGCAGCAACGTGGCTGCTGTGCCCCCACGGGTGCTGCAGGACATGGCTGCGGGGCGCTTCCCTGCAGCCTCTGACatggggaaggagctgcaggatgaTGGCGGGGAGATGTTTGACATCAGGAGCTCGGTGTACCGGCTGCAGGCCAGCATGCGGCTGGAGGCCGGTGAGGGCCATGTCAAGATGGGCTCTGATGCTGTCCTCTCTCCATGGACGGGTGTgcaagggaaggaggaggtCATGCCACCTCCCAAACCTCCGCGGTGGTTCACAGCTGCTAGTGGCAGAGGGGACAGTGTGGACATTAGTGACACAACGGCAAGACAGCGAggtgaggaggagcagcaggaaggtgaggAGGGCCTGGAGAAACCATGTAGCCATCTGAGTGGTGACACAGCTGACCCAGTGCctcacacagctgtgcatgAGGATGCTGCCAATGTGGAGGCTAGAGGGGACACCTCTTTGGGGGAAGAGCCACTGGAGATGAATGGGACAGATGCAGCCGAACACTTTGAGACCTGCCCCTCCAGGTTCTCTGTGGATGAGCTCACCCTGTcgggtgctgcagggagctggagtCAGCCAGCTTTGTCTCCTGTGTCACAGCTCAGCCTCAGCGCAGAGCCCTCCATAGCCCTGGGGAAGGAGCCATGCCTTGAGGAGCTCAGTGTGTCAGTACCAAACCTGTCTCCCAGGCCAGACTCAGGCCTACCCGAGACCTTCTGGACAGCGTTGGAGGAGCAGGAGGCACTGAGCCGCTCGCACAGGTTAGCGCCAGAACAGGACCAGGGTGAGGGTCCGGCGGTGGGCTGTCCCCAtcaggcagagcagggccagcCGCCCACAGAGACAGACTTCAAGAAGGTGGAATTCTGGAAGCCAGATAGAACGGAGGAGAGGAGTGAGCAGGATGCTGTGAGCCCAGGCAATCCCTTTGCTCTGGCAGTCAGCCCTATTGCCCCCACAAATCCCTTTGTGGAAAAGCCAGCAGATGCCTTTTCCATCGAGGCTGGGCTGCCTGAACGGTTCACTCAGGGCTTCAGCTCCCCCCAGCTCCATGGGGAAGCCCTTCAGCAAGGCTTCCAGCCCACTAACCCCCCCGGAGACCCGCTAGGCAATCCTTCCCTGCATGACAGCCAGCCCTTGGCCTTCTCCACCCCTTTCCCTGTGGCTGTGACTAACCCCGAGCAGTTTGATTTCCCCTCCCCTGCCGCGACCAGCCATGCcgcagcccagccctgccctttGCCGCAGTCCGGTGACACACAAGCTTCAGCACTCGTGGTTTTGCCCAGGGAGACACAGCCAGCTGAGAAGCCCTTTTTCCAGCAGACGACCAG TCCTCACCCGGTGAAACCCATCAGTGCTGTGGTGCAGGAGGTCTccagtgagaagcagcagcagaacaaatccAGTCTGACCACAGCGTTGAGCAACGGCCTGGAGAAGCTGAAGACGGTCACCACGGGCAGCGTTCAGCCTGTGGCCCCCTTGTCACACCTGGAGAAAACAGATCCAAACAAGGTAAAG GATCCCACCATGTTGGACCAATCAGCCAAGTATTATCACTTGACCCATAATGAACTCATCCAGCTCCTActgcagagagagaaggagCTGAGTAAGAAGGAAGAGCACATCCAAGAACTGGAGAATTACATTGACCAGCTGCTGGTGCGCATCATGGAGCAGTCTCCCACACTCCTCCAGATCCCACTGGGGGAGGCCAAGACCAAGTAA